From one Papilio machaon chromosome 16, ilPapMach1.1, whole genome shotgun sequence genomic stretch:
- the LOC106713615 gene encoding peroxisomal membrane protein 11B — MMDIIIKVNNQSVGRDKIARLLQYTSRLVWHQLESRNANKYSVDRVKSLENTLSSFRKVLRLGRCVDIFYTALSTIHIEDPILRFTLTASKLAHALYLYADHIVWLSKNGFLKSDSNGWSLTANRFWLLSIIANLARDFYEILHVLDFKKSMFLKPSDLVNVSVRNFDLNSSLKHLYAILNCHKDIFVDTAKNSCDLFIPLTALGYTKLSPSTVGVLGALSSLAALVTLVKPITKLVPS; from the exons atgatggatattataataaaagtaaacaatcaGTCAGTGGGAAGAGACAAAATAGCCAG gtTGTTGCAATATACAAGTCGGCTAGTTTGGCATCAGCTTGAATCCAGAAATGCTAATAAGTATTCTGTTGACAGAGTAAAAAGTTTAGAAAATACTCTAAGCTCATTTagaaaag ttctTCGACTCGGACGGTGTGTGGATATTTTCTATACTGCACTTAGCACCATACATATTGAAGATCCCATCCTGCGTTTTACTCTAACAGCAAGTAAATTAGCGCATGCTTTATACCTTTACGCAGACCACATAGTATGGTTATCAAAAAATGGCTTTCTAAAGTCTGATTCAAATGGCTGGAGTCTGACTGCAAATAGATTCTGGCTGTTATCAATAATTGCAAACTTAGCAAgagatttttatgaaattctacatgttttagattttaaaaaatccatgTTTCTAAAACCTTCAGACTTAGTAAATGTTTCTGTGAGAAATTTCGATTTGAATTCTAGTTTAAAACACCTTTACGCCATTTTAAATTGTCATAAAGATATATTTGTTGATACTGCCAAGAATTCTTGTGATTTATTCATTCCATTGACTGCATTAggatatacaaaattaagtcCAAGCACAGTCGGGGTGTTGGGAGCTCTGTCATCTCTTGCTGCCTTGGTTACTTTAGTTAAGCCTATCACAAAATTAGTGCCATCTTGA
- the LOC106713634 gene encoding RNA-binding protein spenito, whose translation MIGLPRSDRDRDRITVKIRNMKRSSSRDSMPRSKRTRSSIGRYDDSSDERVTPERIRRRVRSPSPRGRYVSPHRDDYVRSREIREDSVRPYYKVLCVSALHPKASDEIVKDTLYREYKKYGEFTIKISHELDERVAYVCFRSAEDARDAKHAKPRIILYDKVAIIDPVYEPVRSEYRSRPRSITPPDYDRPYSYAWSPVPDRRRPPPDDRAYGIPPTVPPHHRDFRPPMHEYPMAGPHGPPMHHRPPMHHPPHPHYMPRPYMPRPHHPPFEKMENKKDKFPNYLHHVQPEDDPLATRTLFAGNLEINISDEELRRIFGRYGIVEDIDIKRPPPGTGNAFAFVRYQTLDMAHRAKVELSGQYIGKFQCKIGYGKATPTTRVWVGGLGPWTSVAQLEREFDRFGAIKKIEYAKGEAHAYILYDSIDAAQAAVKEMRGFPLGGPDRRLRIDFADVGTGGPYRPKPYAPPVGEDGRPVEGYEGYEGGSWDEGYGYGSGYRGRGGHRGRGRGMYRGAYHGAGDYRDEEWRRAPADGDYESRVRRSGSREPGVDRSRSRSPRRRSPESDSDGSPRRSSGMLSSARTLPEVVRKAATIWNGALILKNSLFPTKFHLTDGDSEIIDSLMKDEDGKNQLRITQRLRLDQPKLDDVQKRIATSSSHAIFLGVAGSTASITNEDTSIQTRPMRNLVSYLKQKEAAGVISLLNKETEATGVLYSFPPCEFSTELLKRTCHNLTEESLKEDHLVIVVVRGGSA comes from the coding sequence ATGATTGGATTACCGCGTAGCGATAGAGATAGAGATCGTATAACGGTGAAAATTCGTAACATGAAGCGAAGCTCATCAAGGGATAGCATGCCGCGATCGAAGAGGACGCGAAGTAGTATAGGTCGTTATGACGATAGTTCTGATGAACGGGTTACGCCAGAGCGCATTCGGCGTCGTGTGCGGTCGCCGAGTCCCCGAGGTCGGTATGTTTCACCCCATCGTGACGACTACGTACGTTCTAGGGAGATTCGTGAAGATTCCGTACGTCCTTACTACAAAGTGCTATGTGTTAGTGCGCTGCACCCTAAGGCTTCCGATGAAATTGTTAAAGATACTCTTTACAGggagtataaaaaatatggtgAGTTTACCATCAAAATTTCTCACGAACTTGATGAGCGGGTCGCATATGTATGCTTCAGGAGTGCAGAAGACGCTAGGGATGCGAAGCACGCCAAGccaagaattattttatacgatAAAGTAGCTATTATTGACCCAGTTTACGAACCTGTTAGGTCAGAATATAGAAGTAGGCCAAGAAGCATTACTCCACCAGATTATGACCGTCCATATTCTTATGCTTGGTCACCAGTGCCTGACCGAAGGAGGCCGCCACCAGATGATAGGGCATATGGCATCCCACCTACTGTGCCCCCGCACCACAGAGATTTTCGGCCTCCAATGCATGAATATCCAATGGCAGGCCCACATGGGCCTCCAATGCATCACAGACCCCCAATGCACCACCCTCCCCATCCACATTATATGCCAAGGCCCTACATGCCCAGACCACACCATCCACCTTTTGAGAAAATGGAAAacaaaaaagacaaatttCCAAACTATTTGCACCATGTTCAGCCTGAAGATGATCCATTAGCTACCAGAACGCTTTTTGCAggtaatttagaaattaacaTATCTGATGAGGAACTCCGACGTATATTTGGCCGTTATGGTATTGTAGAAGATATTGACATAAAACGTCCCCCTCCTGGTACTGGTAATGCTTTTGCATTTGTAAGGTATCAAACTTTAGATATGGCCCATAGAGCCAAAGTAGAACTTTCTGGACAGTACATTGGAAAATTCCAATGTAAGATAGGATATGGCAAGGCAACACCTACAACTCGTGTCTGGGTTGGTGGTCTGGGACCATGGACATCAGTAGCTCAATTAGAAAGAGAATTTGATAGATTTGGTGCCATTAAAAAGATTGAATATGCTAAAGGAGAGGCTCAtgcatacattttatatgattCCATAGATGCAGCTCAGGCTGCTGTAAAAGAAATGAGAGGTTTTCCTTTAGGTGGACCTGATAGACGTCTTCGTATTGACTTTGCTGATGTAGGTACAGGGGGTCCTTATAGACCTAAGCCTTATGCTCCACCTGTAGGTGAAGATGGCAGACCTGTCGAAGGGTATGAGGGATATGAAGGAGGATCATGGGATGAAGGATATGGGTATGGATCAGGTTATAGAGGTCGCGGTGGACATCGTGGTCGTGGCAGGGGAATGTATAGGGGGGCATATCATGGTGCAGGGGATTATAGAGATGAGGAATGGAGAAGAGCCCCCGCAGATGGCGACTACGAGAGTCGAGTCAGACGCTCTGGATCACGCGAGCCGGGTGTTGATAGATCTCGATCCCGATCGCCACGTCGCCGGTCACCTGAAAGTGACTCTGATGGATCTCCTCGGCGCAGTAGTGGAATGCTATCATCAGCAAGGACTCTACCTGAAGTAGTCCGTAAAGCGGCAACAATATGGAATGGTGCTCTCattcttaaaaattcattattcCCAACCAAATTCCATTTAACTGATGGTGACTCTGAAATAATTGATAGTCTGATGAAAGACGAAGATGGAAAAAATCAGTTAAGAATTACTCAAAGATTGAGATTGGATCAGCCAAAGTTGGACGACGTACAGAAACGTATTGCTACTTCTAGCTCACATGCTATATTCTTAGGGGTGGCAGGTTCAACAGCATCTATAACAAATGAAGACACAAGTATTCAGACAAGGCCTATGCGAAATTTGGTTTCATACCTCAAACAGAAAGAGGCTGCAGGAGTAATATCACTGTTGAACAAAGAAACAGAAGCCACGGGTGTACTTTATTCCTTTCCTCCTTGTGAATTTTCAACAGAGCTCCTAAAAAGGACTTGCCACAACTTGACAGAGGAAAGTCTGAAAGAAGATCATCTTGTTATTGTAGTTGTCCGTGGGGGCTCTGCGTAA